The nucleotide window ACGTTTACAAACCTTTGACAGACAAAATCAACATCGGCGACAGACTTCACACTTTGAAGGGACTTTATTTTTTGGGTAAAGATTTGTAACTATCTTTTATTTTTAAAAAACATTTTCACGATTTCCGAACATTCGTTTTCCATAATTCCAGTCACGACTTCCGTCTTTGGATGTAGCGATAAACCTTTATTAATGAAACCTCGTTGCTCATCTCTTGCGCCAATCACAACTTTCGTGATTTGAGACCAACTGAGCGCACCAGCGCACATCACGCAAGGCTCCAAAGTGACATACATTGTACAATTCTGAAGATATTTCCCGCCGAGAAAATTCGCCCCGGAAGTGATCGCTTGCATTTCTGCGTGCGCGGTGACATCGTTCAGCGTTTCTGTCAAATTATGGGATTTTGCAATGACTCTATTGTTGGAAACGATGACACATCCAATCGGAACTTCATCTTTTTCCAAAGCAAGCTGTGCTTCCTGAAAAGCCATTTTCATAAAATAATCGTCGGTGAACATAAAGCAAAAAAGTTTAGCACAAAACTAAACTTTTTTATTCATTAATGGTAAAATCGATGTTCTAGAAACGGTATCCAATCCCAAGCATTCCTTTGCCAGTCAGATTGTCGCCGTCGTAGAAATCGTAGTTGTCGTAATTGCTTCCAAATCTTCTGGCAAGTCCGCCACTCACTTCAAAAACGATATTGTTTCTTGTCACCCATTTGCCACCAAGTCCAATCCCGATGCCGACAGTGGTTC belongs to Chryseobacterium sp. KACC 21268 and includes:
- a CDS encoding nucleoside deaminase, which translates into the protein MFTDDYFMKMAFQEAQLALEKDEVPIGCVIVSNNRVIAKSHNLTETLNDVTAHAEMQAITSGANFLGGKYLQNCTMYVTLEPCVMCAGALSWSQITKVVIGARDEQRGFINKGLSLHPKTEVVTGIMENECSEIVKMFFKNKR